The genomic DNA CCTGGCGCAATGGGTGGTTGCGTGCCCGGACGTCGCGGTGGGTGCCGACTTTCCGACGTTGCTCGACTTGCAGGCGTTCTATCAGCAAAACGCAGGCCAGGCAGTCTGGGCGGACGACGAACGACGGGCGGCGTTGCAGGTCCAGTTGCAACAACTGGCCGATGACGGCCTGGATCCGGCCCGCTATAACCTGCCGGTCGAGGGGGCAGTCCAGGCCACTCACTGTGCCGACATCGCCATCAGCCAGCGCTACCTGCAAGCCTTGCATGACCTGCGTTTCGGCTACCTGCCTCAAGACCGGCTGGAACCGGTATGGAAGGCCAACCCACCGCCCCAGGATCACCCCGCCGTGGTGCTGGCCATCGCCGGACTGGGCCGGCAGAACCTGGCCGACGCTTTTGAACAGGCACGGCCGAACCTGGACCTTTACCGCAACCTGCGCGGCCTCTATGCCCGGCTGCGGCAACAGCCTCTGGCCGAATGGCAAGCGGTGCCGGGTGGGCCGTTGCTGCAACCGGACAAACAGGACGCCCGCGTCCCCGCCCTGGCCCAACGACTGTTCAACGAGGGTTACCTGAGTACGCCGCCGCAGGTGAGCGACGAGCATTACAGCCCCATGCTGGTGGCGGCGATGAAGAGTTTCCAGGCCCAGCATTCGTTGCAGGCCGATGGCGTGGTGGGACCGTGGACCGTCACCGAGCTGAACATCAGCCCGGCCATGCGCCGCGAGCAGTTGCGCATCAACCTGGAGCGCATGCGCTGGCTGGCCCAGGACGTGGAGACTGACAGTGTCCTGGTAAACGTGGCAGCGGCGCAGTT from Pseudomonas beijingensis includes the following:
- a CDS encoding L,D-transpeptidase family protein, which produces MFKKSACYLSLLLLTAPLVATAEDSDPALVQTTLAQWVVACPDVAVGADFPTLLDLQAFYQQNAGQAVWADDERRAALQVQLQQLADDGLDPARYNLPVEGAVQATHCADIAISQRYLQALHDLRFGYLPQDRLEPVWKANPPPQDHPAVVLAIAGLGRQNLADAFEQARPNLDLYRNLRGLYARLRQQPLAEWQAVPGGPLLQPDKQDARVPALAQRLFNEGYLSTPPQVSDEHYSPMLVAAMKSFQAQHSLQADGVVGPWTVTELNISPAMRREQLRINLERMRWLAQDVETDSVLVNVAAAQLTVYQGGAPVWQTRTQVGRAQRQTPLLKSHVTRLTLNPTWTIPPTIMREDKLPEIRRDPEFLARHNLRILDSDGLPLLAEDIDWEHPGNLMLRQDPGPKNPLGKMAIRFPNPFSVFLHDTPSQSLFSKGPRAFSSGCVRIEQVMHLRDLLVSPAERARTDTLLATESTHEFRLARPMPILLGYWTVQADSQGQAVYIPDIYGRDVTLSAAHGRAL